A window of Nocardiopsis sp. Huas11 genomic DNA:
CGCAGGAACAGGCCCAGGTTCTGGGTGCGCTCGTCGGCGCTGCTGAGCATGAACGTCAGGGCCAGGCCGAAGATGACCGCGCCGAACATCACCGCGAGCACGTTGCCCTCGACCAGGGCCTGGAAGGGATTGGAGGGGACGATGCCGAGGAGGGTCTCACTGATGGCCGGGACCTCGACCTCCTCCTCGGGCTCGCCCGGCATGCGCAGGCCGGTGCCGGGCGAGATCGCCAGCGCCAGCAGCAGACCGACCGTGATCGCGAACGCGGAGGTGACCAGGTAGAGGCCGAACACCTTGACGCCGATCCGACCCAGCCTCTGGGGCGAGATGGCCGCCACACCCGCGATCAGCGTGGTGACGATGAGCGGGAGCACCAGCATCTGGAGCAGCCGCAGGAACAGCTGGCCCAGGACGTCCAGCACCGGCAGGGCCCAGGTCCCGGCACCCGACAGGTCGATGGTCAGGCCGACGACGACGCCCAGGACCAGGGCGACGGCCAGTTTCCAGATGAGGGGGATGTCGAGATAGCGCCGCCAGAGCGAACGCGGTGGGGCAGTGGAGTCCATGGACCTCGTCGTCCTTCGTCCTCGGGGGAGTGATGAATGGTCGGTTTATACCGAATCACCGGCCGTTGACACGTCACGATCGTGTTGCTGTCCGTGATCGTCGTCGCGAGCGCCCGCGTCCGCGCCGCGCGGGCCGCGTCCGCGTGCTCGGCCGCGGCCCGGACGGGGCCGCCCGCGCCCGACGCCCTCGCGGCCCTACACCCGCTCGACCGGCAGCCAGAGCTCGGCCTCGGCGCCCGAGAGGCCGGCGCCGTACGCCACGCGCAGGATCGAGGGTCCCTCGGCCATGCGGTAGGCCGGGTGGGCGGGGAACCACTGGGCGAACGCGTCCGCCCACAGCCGCTGCAGGGACTCCGGGAAGGTCTCCGGCCCCTCCTCGGAGGGAAAGACCGCCCACGTCCCCGCGGCCACCTCCAGCCCTTCCATCCCCTCGGGCACGTCCGCGGAGGTCGCGGCGGCCTGGTAGTAGTCCAGTTCGGTGCCCTCGCGCCGCTGGGCGTCGATGTCGTCGGTCACCGACACGACCCCGCGCGGCTCCTGGTCGGACAGCCGCCCGATCTCCTGGGCGGTGGCGGGGTCGATCCCCCGGACGAAGGCGGTGATGGCCGCGTTCTCCCCCTCATGCACCAGCGGCACGCGGGCCCGGACTCCGACGAGCCGGAACGCCTCCTTCTCGACGATGCGGTAGCGCACGGCGCCGCTCCCCTCGATGGTCAGACGAAACGTCATCCTCGGTTGGGAGGTGAGGACCGCGCCGGTCCGGCGCGCCTCGCCCGGGCCGACCCCGTGCATGGCGCGAAAGGCCCGGGCGAAGGCCTCGGTGGACCCGTAGCCGTAGCGCACCGCGATGTCGAGCAGGCCGTCGTCGCCGTCCACCACCTCCGTGCCCGCCAGCGTCAGCCGCCTGCGTCGCACGTACTCCGACAGCGGCATCCCGGCGAGCGCGGAGAACATCCGGCGGAAGTGGTACTCCGAGGTCAGCGCGGCCCGCGCCACCGCGGCCACGTCCACCGGCGCCCCGAGGTCCTCCTCGATCATCTCCAGAGCCCGGTTCAACCGGTCCAGCATGGCCCCTCCTCGCTTCACCGCCACCGATACCAGGAGCGTGCCCCACCCACGCCCGACACGGCCCGACCGGCTCCGATCGGCCACCGCGCGTCACGTTCGAACGCCCAGGGTGACTCCGGCTCCGGATTCAGGGCAAGTCCAAGACATTCTTGGGCAAGGAGCGTGTCTGACGCGACGTGGCGTGGGTACCGGAGGCACCATCAGGCCCAGGATGGCCCTCAGGCCGACCCCGAAAAGGAGGTGGCGGGGCGGGGGAGACGCGCCCCGCGGATCATGGACCTTGGTTTTCTGCGACCTCTGTACGAGAGCGACAGCCTGGTCGCCTCGGTGCACCTGGACACCAGCCGCGACACCACCGACGCCGACAGGGCGATCGAGCTGCGGTGGCGGCACATGCGGGAGGAGCTCGCGGAACTGGGCACCGACGAGGCGACGCTCGACGCCCTGGCGGAGGCCGTGGTCGAACGCACCTCACGCGCGTTCGGCAGTCACGGACAGGCCCTGTTCGCGTCCGAGGGACAACTCCTCGACGCGCACACCCTGGCCGTCCCTCCCCAGCGCGACAGCGCGACCTGGATGCCCGTACCGGACGTCCTCCCCCTGGTGGTCGACCGTGACCGCCGGGTCCCCTACGTCCTGGTGGCTCTGGACCGGGTGCACGCGAAGGTGTTCGGGTACCCCGCGTACCCCACGCACGGCGCCGTGTCCGAGGACGAGATCACCGGCGAGGACGCGCGCGGTCTGGACGTGGAGACGCGCAGCGGTCCGGGCAACCGCAGCGGATACAACGGTCGATTCGCCAACAAGTACGTCCAACAGGAGCTGTGGCGCGAGAACACCGCCGCCGTGGCCGAACGCGTCAGGGAGGCGGCCGCCGAGGTCGACGCCGAGGTGATCCTCGTCGGCGGCGACGACGAGGCCATCTCCTACCTGCGCGACAACCTCGGTGAGCGCCGGCTGAGCATCCCCCTGCGGCACATCTCCGGCGGCCGCGGCGGCACCGACGCCCAGGAGCGGCTGCACGAGACGGCCGAGCAGGCCCTGCGCGAGTTCGTGGCGGACAAGCACGACGCGTTCCGGGCCGAGTACGAGGAGAAGCTCGCCCACGACCAAGCCGTGAAGGGCACCTACGAGACGCTGCCGATGCTGTCGGAGAAGCGCGTGCAGACGCTCTTCCTGGGCGCCGACCGGCGCCAGGAGCCCCACCTGTGGGGTTCCAAGGACGAGCCGTCCATGGTGACGTCGAACCCGTCCAAGCTGGGCAGCCCGGACGCGGTGTTCAAGGCCCCGGCCAGCGCGGTGATGCTGCGCTCGGCGGTGATGGGCGATGCCTCCTTCAGCGAGATGCTCGACCACGGTGAGCCCACGGGGGAGAACGGAGCCACCCTGCGCTTCCCGAAGTAGCGGCCGACGCCGCCCCGGTGGCCCGCCCCAGGGCGGGCCACCGCGCCCGGCGGGGCCACCGCGCCCGGCGGGCCCCGCCGGGCCCCGCCATGGGCGGAGCGGGCGGACGGGGAAGTCAGGAGGCGGCGGTCATCCCCAGGAGCGCGAGCAGCTCCGGTTCGGTGACGAAGTCGATGCGCTGGCCCCGCTCCCGGTAGGTCTGGGCCTGGCGGTGCTTGGCGGTCCTGCCGCCGCCGGCGGTACCGCCGACCACGAGCACGTCGGTCTTCTTCGTGACGTTCTTGGCCGGATGCCCGCCCGCCTCGGCCACGCGCCGCCACGCCTCTGGCTTGTCCATCGACTCCAGGTCCCCCGACACGCACACCGTGCGCCCGTACAGCGGGCCGGACGGATCGGCGTCGGGCGAGGCCTGGGGCAGCGGCGTGCGCGAGACCCGCTGCCAGTGCGAGAAGCGGTCCTCGCCCGCGGACTCGGCGACGGGCACGGACACGGGCATCGGTGCGGGCGCGAGCTGGCGCACACCCTCCAGCCGGCGCAGCCGCGCGCCCGAGGCCTGGGCCAACTCGGGCAGGGACGCGGTCCCGTGCCGGCGCATGGCGGCGATCATGATGTGCGCGGCGGCCTCGGCGTCGGCGTCGGCGCGGTGGTGCCGGGTGATCGTGTGCCCGACGTGGGCGCTCACGGTCGGCAGCCGGTGGTCGGGCAGCTCCTCCCAGGTACGGCGGGACACGGCCAGCGTGCAGGCGTAGTCCCAGGCCGGATGGGACAGCCCGCTGATCCGGCAGGCCTGGCCGAGCACGCCCATGTCGAAGGCGGCGTTGTGCGCCACCAGGGGACCGCCGTCGCTGAACTCGACGAT
This region includes:
- a CDS encoding exonuclease domain-containing protein, which produces MGDAWTAIDFETANQDRGSACAVGLVRVRGGVVVDRLTTLIRPPGPVDFFSRHNTAVHGITASDVADAPGWGEVLERIVEFSDGGPLVAHNAAFDMGVLGQACRISGLSHPAWDYACTLAVSRRTWEELPDHRLPTVSAHVGHTITRHHRADADAEAAAHIMIAAMRRHGTASLPELAQASGARLRRLEGVRQLAPAPMPVSVPVAESAGEDRFSHWQRVSRTPLPQASPDADPSGPLYGRTVCVSGDLESMDKPEAWRRVAEAGGHPAKNVTKKTDVLVVGGTAGGGRTAKHRQAQTYRERGQRIDFVTEPELLALLGMTAAS
- a CDS encoding helix-turn-helix domain-containing protein, with translation MLDRLNRALEMIEEDLGAPVDVAAVARAALTSEYHFRRMFSALAGMPLSEYVRRRRLTLAGTEVVDGDDGLLDIAVRYGYGSTEAFARAFRAMHGVGPGEARRTGAVLTSQPRMTFRLTIEGSGAVRYRIVEKEAFRLVGVRARVPLVHEGENAAITAFVRGIDPATAQEIGRLSDQEPRGVVSVTDDIDAQRREGTELDYYQAAATSADVPEGMEGLEVAAGTWAVFPSEEGPETFPESLQRLWADAFAQWFPAHPAYRMAEGPSILRVAYGAGLSGAEAELWLPVERV